Proteins encoded within one genomic window of Polyangium spumosum:
- a CDS encoding serine/threonine-protein kinase, with protein sequence MREGQQITPTLRLQRLLGKGGMGSVWVADHLALGTQVAVKFMSPAYVENEALVQRFRTEAMAAAQIKSPHVAQVFDHGFTADGTPYIVMELLEGEDLKRRIRREGPLPLRDVALVVTQASKALSRAHALGIVHRDIKPDNIFLCNIDGETFVKLLDFGIAKMGPDSALGATTTGSMMGTPLYMSPEQLLSARRVDHRADLWSIAVVAYHAITGRVPFHGETVGSLSVAVHMGAFQPPSALRPGVPPAVDAWFHRMLRRDPNERFGAAREMAEALEVAILGAPSSYATTGTSLPRPLLHSHPEPTPAPLSGGPMGGPTPAPSSPHGYVSSPFAPPMSAPQGPMSAPQTLIGTSTTAARAGGSKKSTLIAAGVVVLIVGAIGIVLAVGPGGDETATVTAAPAEATPAPAPSPTPAPTPVVAPAPTPSVSATAATTATAATADKPPIHKPAQAQASPPPPSPPPPATTPKAAIKPPSKGGKDTIGF encoded by the coding sequence ATGCGGGAAGGTCAGCAAATCACGCCGACGCTTCGGCTCCAGCGCCTCCTCGGCAAGGGAGGCATGGGCAGCGTGTGGGTCGCCGACCACCTCGCGCTCGGCACGCAGGTCGCCGTGAAGTTCATGTCGCCGGCCTACGTCGAGAACGAGGCGCTCGTGCAGAGGTTCCGCACCGAGGCGATGGCCGCGGCGCAGATCAAGAGCCCCCACGTCGCGCAGGTCTTCGATCACGGCTTCACCGCCGACGGCACGCCGTACATCGTGATGGAGCTGCTCGAAGGCGAGGACCTGAAGCGCCGCATCCGCCGCGAAGGGCCGCTGCCGCTCCGGGACGTGGCGCTCGTCGTCACGCAGGCGTCGAAGGCGCTCTCGCGCGCCCACGCGCTCGGCATCGTCCACCGCGACATCAAGCCGGACAACATCTTCCTCTGCAACATCGACGGCGAGACCTTCGTCAAGCTGCTCGACTTCGGCATCGCCAAGATGGGCCCGGACAGCGCGCTCGGCGCGACGACCACGGGCTCGATGATGGGCACGCCGCTCTACATGAGCCCCGAGCAGCTCCTCAGCGCCCGCCGCGTCGATCACCGCGCGGATCTCTGGTCGATCGCCGTCGTCGCCTACCACGCGATCACCGGCCGCGTCCCCTTCCACGGCGAGACCGTCGGCTCGCTCTCGGTCGCCGTCCACATGGGCGCCTTCCAGCCCCCGAGCGCGCTCCGGCCCGGCGTCCCGCCCGCCGTCGACGCGTGGTTCCACCGGATGCTCCGGCGTGATCCAAACGAGCGGTTCGGCGCAGCCAGGGAGATGGCCGAGGCGCTCGAGGTGGCCATCCTCGGCGCGCCCTCGTCCTATGCCACGACGGGCACGAGCCTGCCCCGCCCGCTCCTGCACTCGCACCCCGAGCCGACGCCCGCGCCGCTCTCCGGCGGGCCGATGGGCGGGCCCACGCCCGCCCCGAGCTCCCCGCACGGCTACGTCTCCTCGCCGTTCGCGCCCCCGATGAGCGCGCCGCAAGGCCCCATGAGCGCGCCGCAGACGCTGATCGGCACCTCGACGACCGCCGCGCGCGCGGGCGGGAGCAAAAAATCCACCCTCATCGCGGCCGGCGTGGTCGTGCTGATCGTGGGCGCGATCGGCATCGTCCTCGCCGTCGGCCCGGGGGGCGACGAAACCGCGACCGTCACCGCCGCGCCCGCCGAGGCCACGCCCGCGCCCGCGCCGTCCCCGACCCCCGCGCCCACGCCCGTCGTCGCCCCGGCGCCCACGCCGAGCGTCAGCGCCACCGCCGCGACAACAGCGACGGCGGCGACCGCGGACAAACCCCCGATCCACAAGCCTGCACAGGCCCAGGCCTCTCCCCCACCGCCCTCTCCCCCTCCGCCCGCGACGACCCCGAAGGCGGCGATCAAGCCGCCCAGCAAGGGCGGCAAGGACACGATCGGCTTCTGA
- a CDS encoding PEGA domain-containing protein: MRQTPSRLGAAATIVALGLSLSGAANAQGKQPSAAAKQTARQLLVDCRAKLAANKLPEALKDCQGAHAIMGVPSTGLDLARVHEAMGRLVEAREIALEVTRFDNAAGNDAFATAMTEAEALAKALEPKIPSLVINVSGPPEGAKITVKVDAETIPQAAISLPYKVNPGEHTVMVSTPGFGQAQQKVSVTAGQTRAVDVTLRPATGDGADVVDPFGEPDDLSSTAGTEGGGRQIPVWAWIAGGVGLVGAGVAVGFGLSFADAQETVSRDCPNNACNESYTQQEAQALQARWNRTLGLTVAGSVVGAAGIGAAIYGIVTAPKKGEAAPKAGFVPWIGPSGVGASAFGHF, encoded by the coding sequence ATGCGCCAAACGCCCTCTCGACTCGGTGCCGCAGCGACGATCGTCGCGCTCGGCCTCTCCCTCTCCGGGGCGGCGAACGCCCAGGGAAAACAACCCTCGGCCGCCGCCAAGCAGACGGCGCGGCAGCTGCTCGTCGACTGTCGGGCCAAGCTCGCCGCGAACAAGCTCCCGGAGGCGCTCAAGGATTGCCAGGGCGCGCACGCGATCATGGGCGTGCCCTCGACGGGGCTCGATCTCGCGCGGGTGCACGAGGCCATGGGCCGCCTCGTCGAGGCGCGCGAGATCGCCCTCGAGGTGACGCGCTTCGACAACGCCGCCGGCAACGACGCCTTCGCCACGGCCATGACCGAGGCCGAGGCCCTCGCGAAGGCCCTCGAGCCGAAGATCCCCTCGCTCGTGATCAACGTGAGCGGCCCGCCCGAGGGCGCCAAGATCACCGTCAAGGTCGACGCCGAGACCATCCCACAAGCGGCCATCTCGTTGCCCTACAAGGTCAACCCGGGCGAACACACGGTCATGGTCTCGACCCCGGGCTTCGGTCAGGCGCAACAAAAGGTGAGCGTCACGGCAGGACAAACCCGCGCCGTCGACGTCACGTTGCGCCCGGCGACGGGGGACGGCGCGGACGTCGTGGATCCGTTCGGCGAGCCGGACGATCTCTCCTCGACGGCAGGCACCGAAGGCGGCGGCCGGCAGATCCCGGTGTGGGCCTGGATCGCGGGCGGCGTCGGGCTCGTCGGGGCCGGCGTGGCCGTGGGCTTCGGGCTCAGCTTCGCCGACGCGCAGGAGACCGTGAGCCGCGACTGCCCGAACAACGCCTGCAACGAGAGCTACACGCAACAAGAAGCGCAAGCCCTGCAGGCGAGGTGGAACCGCACGCTCGGGCTCACCGTGGCCGGCAGCGTCGTCGGCGCCGCGGGGATCGGCGCGGCCATCTACGGGATCGTGACGGCGCCGAAGAAGGGCGAGGCCGCGCCGAAGGCCGGGTTCGTCCCGTGGATCGGCCCCTCCGGCGTCGGCGCTTCGGCGTTTGGCCATTTCTGA
- a CDS encoding ABC transporter substrate-binding protein — protein sequence MLARLLRGTGILLGLLVAGGTLVGSGACSFGNVERDDCKSNDECVVTIGPNSMCVEGYCTDPPACSTGHDCRKIGGGGACVDGVCVSTFPKHPQCSTIFEPAELAELPLAGPDAPLVIGSIFSLAETKDEILTQSVRVAVREINGSDKLNRGQRMAVVVCDNGGEKNAATGPARDALNHAALDYLAGTLGVPYIVGPLSSADSLRLVARVKEKNYPTVIISPSSTSPALTDTDDRLAMGEPGLFWRTCPSDTGQGAVMANDVIDVDPVVAGGNIAVAYVSDAYGQGLATVFRQVYGLGRSELFPIDESKLTDPGALAKLASDIDMYNPAGVLVITVRADPTIEILKAMVGKPVAARSFFFTDGAKDASSLLNPNLPAEVKQMIAGAKGTAPASPTGETYELFRANMDSQFQTDAADFSFTAQAYDATYVGAFGVIWASRDGTNYDGRQVAEGMGRLSTGDLVKITATEWPKGKNALAGGGSINIEGTSGPLTFDPATGEAPGRIEIWAVQNDTFVTSTVINPP from the coding sequence ATGCTTGCGCGACTCCTCCGGGGAACCGGAATCCTCCTTGGTTTGCTCGTGGCCGGCGGGACCCTCGTCGGCTCGGGCGCGTGCTCGTTCGGCAACGTCGAGCGTGACGACTGCAAGAGCAACGACGAGTGTGTCGTCACGATTGGCCCGAACAGCATGTGCGTCGAGGGGTACTGCACCGATCCTCCCGCGTGCTCCACGGGCCACGATTGCCGCAAGATCGGCGGCGGGGGCGCCTGCGTCGACGGGGTCTGCGTCTCCACGTTCCCGAAGCACCCGCAATGCAGCACGATCTTCGAACCGGCGGAGCTCGCGGAGCTGCCCCTCGCCGGCCCCGACGCTCCGCTCGTCATCGGCAGCATCTTCTCGCTCGCCGAGACGAAGGACGAGATCCTCACGCAGTCGGTCCGCGTCGCCGTGCGCGAGATCAACGGCAGCGACAAACTCAACCGCGGGCAGCGGATGGCCGTGGTCGTCTGCGACAACGGCGGCGAAAAAAACGCGGCGACCGGCCCCGCGCGTGACGCGCTGAACCACGCCGCGCTCGACTACCTCGCGGGCACGCTCGGCGTCCCGTACATCGTCGGCCCCCTCTCCTCCGCGGACTCGCTCCGGCTCGTCGCGCGCGTCAAGGAGAAAAACTACCCCACCGTGATCATCTCGCCCTCGTCGACGAGCCCGGCGCTCACCGACACCGACGATCGCCTCGCGATGGGCGAGCCGGGGCTCTTCTGGCGCACCTGCCCGAGCGACACGGGCCAGGGCGCCGTGATGGCGAACGACGTGATCGACGTGGACCCCGTCGTGGCGGGCGGGAACATCGCCGTGGCGTACGTGAGCGACGCTTACGGCCAGGGCCTCGCGACCGTGTTCCGTCAGGTGTACGGGCTCGGGCGCTCCGAGCTCTTCCCCATCGACGAGTCGAAGCTCACCGACCCCGGCGCGCTCGCCAAGCTCGCCTCCGACATCGACATGTACAACCCCGCCGGCGTCCTCGTGATCACGGTCCGCGCCGACCCGACGATCGAGATCCTCAAGGCGATGGTGGGCAAGCCGGTCGCGGCGCGTAGCTTCTTCTTCACGGACGGGGCGAAGGACGCGTCGAGCCTGCTCAACCCGAACCTGCCCGCCGAGGTGAAGCAGATGATCGCGGGCGCGAAGGGCACGGCGCCCGCGAGCCCCACGGGCGAGACGTACGAGCTCTTCCGCGCCAACATGGACTCGCAGTTCCAGACGGACGCGGCCGATTTCTCGTTCACCGCGCAGGCGTACGACGCCACGTACGTCGGCGCGTTCGGCGTCATCTGGGCCTCACGCGACGGGACGAACTACGACGGCCGGCAGGTGGCCGAGGGCATGGGGCGCCTGTCCACGGGTGACCTCGTCAAGATCACCGCCACCGAGTGGCCCAAGGGGAAAAACGCGCTCGCCGGGGGCGGTTCCATCAACATCGAGGGCACGTCCGGCCCGCTCACCTTCGACCCCGCGACCGGCGAGGCCCCGGGCCGCATCGAGATCTGGGCCGTGCAGAACGACACCTTCGTGACGAGCACCGTCATCAATCCCCCCTGA
- a CDS encoding DUF2267 domain-containing protein, with product MDEATFLDEVAWRGGLGDAASARRIVEVVLAAFAEALVLDEARALAHALPAPLAAWVLAGPHAGNLAEDALYRRVADREGTLIGFAIEHSRLVLGVLGDRLPETTRVRLRRHLGPELAALLAPRAPLPAPPAHLRKPPEPALGEGHTLATGRPGSQKPVSEAAPERAHAESVVRAENPHEDTKLSSSRGLTQERERETLAEGEPGPLRPVSEKGR from the coding sequence ATGGATGAAGCGACGTTCCTGGACGAGGTCGCGTGGCGCGGAGGCCTCGGGGATGCTGCGAGCGCGCGGAGGATCGTGGAGGTGGTCCTCGCGGCGTTCGCCGAGGCGCTCGTGCTGGACGAGGCCCGCGCCCTCGCGCACGCGCTGCCCGCGCCGCTCGCCGCCTGGGTCCTCGCGGGGCCACACGCCGGGAACCTCGCCGAGGACGCGCTCTACCGCCGCGTCGCCGACCGCGAGGGCACGCTCATCGGCTTCGCCATCGAGCACAGCCGCCTCGTCCTCGGCGTCCTCGGCGACCGCTTGCCCGAGACCACCCGCGTCCGCCTGCGCCGCCACCTCGGGCCCGAGCTCGCCGCCCTGCTCGCGCCCCGCGCGCCGCTGCCCGCGCCTCCCGCGCACCTGCGAAAGCCCCCCGAGCCCGCGCTCGGCGAGGGCCACACGCTCGCCACGGGCCGCCCCGGCAGCCAGAAGCCGGTCAGCGAGGCCGCGCCCGAACGAGCTCACGCGGAGTCGGTCGTCCGCGCGGAGAACCCTCACGAGGACACGAAACTTTCGTCGAGCCGCGGCCTCACGCAGGAGCGCGAGCGCGAGACCCTCGCCGAGGGCGAACCCGGGCCGCTGCGGCCGGTCAGCGAAAAGGGGCGCTGA